A portion of the Microlunatus phosphovorus NM-1 genome contains these proteins:
- a CDS encoding DUF1003 domain-containing protein has product MVAKAERDAERLNTPGRRKRSLLPRFRWDRDTFGQFAEGFARFMGTARFLAWMTIIIICWVLWNIPFGPPRPQFDAYPFIFLTLVLSLQASYAAPLILLAQNRQEARDRVALERDREQATQSRADMDYLAREIAGLRMSVGELATRDYLRSELRSELRSILAELDDEERERERSQLGEHRRGER; this is encoded by the coding sequence GTGGTGGCTAAGGCGGAGCGGGACGCAGAGCGGCTCAACACCCCCGGTCGCCGGAAGCGCTCGCTGCTGCCCCGCTTCCGTTGGGATCGAGACACCTTCGGCCAGTTCGCCGAAGGGTTTGCCAGGTTCATGGGCACCGCGCGTTTCCTGGCCTGGATGACGATCATCATCATCTGTTGGGTGCTGTGGAACATCCCCTTCGGACCACCGCGCCCGCAATTCGACGCGTACCCGTTCATCTTCTTGACCTTGGTCTTGTCGTTGCAGGCCTCGTACGCGGCCCCGCTGATCCTGCTCGCCCAGAACCGGCAGGAGGCCCGGGACCGCGTAGCGCTGGAACGGGACCGGGAGCAGGCCACGCAGAGCCGGGCCGACATGGACTATCTCGCCCGGGAGATCGCCGGCCTGCGGATGTCGGTCGGCGAGCTGGCCACTCGTGACTACCTGCGCTCGGAGCTGCGCAGCGAGCTGCGCTCGATCCTGGCCGAGCTGGACGACGAGGAGCGAGAGCGGGAGCGGAGCCAGCTGGGTGAGCATCGTCGAGGCGAGCGCTGA